In Crinalium epipsammum PCC 9333, the following are encoded in one genomic region:
- a CDS encoding glutathione peroxidase: MFSNKEGQRVPSVTFRTRTNNDWVDITTDELFAGKTVVLFSLPGAFTPTCSSTHVPGYNELARVFKQNGVDHIICLSVNDAFVMNEWAKDQKAENVTFLPDGNGEFTEKMGLLVDKNDLGFGKRSWRYSMLVKDGVIEKMFIEPEKPGDPFEVSDAETMLKYLNPDAAKPQAVTLFTKVGCPYCAKAKQMLQERDISYEEIVLGNGIGTRTLKAVAGTTTVPQVFFDGSLIGGSEELEAYLQKN, encoded by the coding sequence ATGTTTTCCAACAAAGAAGGGCAAAGAGTTCCCAGCGTTACATTCCGTACCCGTACTAATAACGACTGGGTGGATATCACTACCGATGAATTGTTTGCTGGAAAGACAGTAGTTCTCTTCTCTTTGCCTGGTGCTTTTACTCCTACTTGTTCATCTACTCACGTACCTGGTTACAATGAGTTAGCACGAGTTTTTAAACAAAACGGTGTAGATCACATTATTTGCCTATCTGTAAATGATGCTTTTGTAATGAATGAATGGGCAAAAGATCAAAAAGCAGAAAACGTAACTTTTCTTCCCGATGGTAATGGTGAATTCACCGAAAAAATGGGATTGTTAGTTGATAAAAACGATTTGGGTTTTGGTAAGCGTTCATGGCGCTATTCCATGCTGGTGAAAGATGGCGTAATTGAAAAAATGTTCATTGAGCCAGAAAAGCCAGGAGATCCCTTTGAAGTATCTGATGCAGAGACAATGCTCAAATACCTCAATCCTGATGCAGCAAAACCCCAAGCTGTGACTCTATTTACAAAAGTGGGTTGTCCATACTGTGCCAAAGCTAAACAGATGTTGCAAGAGCGTGATATCAGCTACGAAGAAATTGTGTTGGGTAATGGCATTGGAACTCGCACTTTAAAGGCAGTTGCAGGTACAACAACAGTTCCGCAAGTATTTTTTGATGGTAGCTTAATTGGCGGTTCAGAAGAGTTAGAAGCTTATTTACAGAAAAACTAA
- the cas12k gene encoding type V CRISPR-associated protein Cas12k (Type V-K CRISPR systems have also been known as with the large Cas12k protein, has also been known as type V-U5, and Cas12k as C2c5.) has protein sequence MSDQTSQNNEITIQSLLEAPEETLCFLWQLMVNVTELINSLLHHINTHPDFDIWLTQCAIPASVINSFIKTAKTQSPYREMPTRFITSAQNLVNEMFKSWFEIQRLKRLSLKGKRHFFTILKSDEELQRESDCTFDTLCQEAAIILQQTQLQIEQKRLDANQPPPTLDKQAFWEVAHVLYKAYDQADTPLVRSGIALLLKNQNQVPEQFEDPKKYQQRRQAKQEEIERLEHQLQSKAPKGRLTDQQEWLRILEKASQPITEVAEFRDIQAQLLRKFFALVYPVTFSTNTDLQWSTNQQGRICVQFYGMSKYTFEIACDRRQLNWFKRFLADYQLYKQHKTQIPTGLMPLRCARLVWTEGQDDFALIVATWLLIAVIQHKFYHIAWLLLKNHRIIKSPPWRVHHLHLHCIVDHRLWTQEGKEIVKAEKIPQTEKLINDFQQKERIQENGLTTGQQQRLKASETSLRLLQNCDHFAASKRISYRGQPNRILGVSIGLHEPVTIMIVNTTTGKTLASRNTKQLLDKKRRVRDQQPELPKYEERQHFTNIYKEISDYELFLFYRQQKQQHQHQRHKAQIKATPDHSKEANLGLYINRLLAKAIIEFAQQHQVSTIILPDLKNKRESIESEAKALAKLKIPKDKSRQQQYTRNILSEVSQWSYKQLSDCIINKASQSGIAIEIIQQISQGNPYQKARNLITTFTKNSGNKCSAKIE, from the coding sequence ATGTCTGACCAAACATCCCAAAATAACGAAATTACCATCCAATCTCTCCTCGAAGCCCCAGAAGAAACCCTATGCTTCCTCTGGCAACTAATGGTCAACGTCACTGAACTCATCAACAGCCTTCTTCACCACATCAACACGCACCCAGACTTCGACATTTGGTTGACCCAATGTGCAATTCCTGCCTCCGTTATCAATTCCTTTATAAAAACGGCTAAAACTCAGTCTCCCTATCGAGAAATGCCCACTCGCTTTATCACTTCAGCCCAAAACCTCGTTAATGAGATGTTCAAGTCATGGTTTGAAATCCAACGACTCAAACGACTATCCCTCAAGGGAAAACGGCATTTTTTTACAATTCTCAAAAGCGACGAAGAACTACAAAGAGAAAGCGATTGTACCTTTGACACCCTCTGCCAAGAAGCAGCTATCATCCTTCAACAAACTCAACTCCAAATCGAACAAAAACGCCTTGACGCTAATCAGCCCCCTCCTACCCTGGATAAGCAGGCATTTTGGGAAGTAGCCCACGTCCTCTACAAAGCCTATGACCAAGCCGATACACCCCTGGTTCGCTCTGGCATTGCCTTACTCCTCAAAAACCAGAACCAAGTACCAGAACAATTTGAAGACCCCAAAAAATACCAGCAACGCCGACAAGCTAAACAAGAGGAAATCGAACGTTTAGAACATCAACTTCAATCAAAAGCCCCCAAAGGTCGGCTAACCGACCAACAAGAATGGCTCAGAATCCTTGAAAAAGCCTCGCAACCTATCACTGAAGTCGCAGAATTTAGAGACATCCAAGCTCAACTGCTCAGGAAATTCTTCGCACTCGTTTATCCTGTAACCTTTAGTACTAATACCGACTTGCAATGGTCTACTAACCAACAAGGACGTATTTGTGTTCAATTTTACGGTATGAGTAAATACACATTTGAAATTGCCTGTGATAGACGGCAACTCAACTGGTTCAAACGGTTCCTAGCTGATTATCAACTTTACAAACAGCACAAAACACAAATTCCGACAGGTTTGATGCCTTTACGCTGCGCCCGTCTAGTTTGGACAGAAGGACAAGATGATTTTGCCCTTATTGTCGCTACTTGGTTATTGATTGCTGTAATACAGCATAAGTTTTACCATATTGCTTGGTTACTGCTGAAGAATCACCGTATCATTAAATCACCTCCTTGGAGAGTTCATCACCTTCATCTCCACTGCATCGTAGACCATCGACTCTGGACACAGGAAGGCAAAGAAATTGTTAAAGCCGAAAAAATCCCCCAAACTGAAAAGTTAATCAACGATTTTCAACAGAAAGAACGAATTCAGGAAAATGGATTAACGACTGGGCAACAACAAAGACTCAAAGCGAGTGAAACCTCCCTCCGTCTTCTCCAAAATTGCGACCACTTTGCCGCTTCTAAGCGTATCTCTTACCGAGGTCAACCCAATCGAATACTAGGAGTTAGTATTGGACTGCATGAACCCGTAACAATCATGATTGTTAACACGACTACAGGTAAAACCCTTGCCTCTCGTAATACTAAGCAGCTACTAGACAAAAAAAGGCGGGTACGAGATCAACAACCCGAACTGCCAAAATACGAAGAACGCCAGCATTTCACTAACATCTATAAAGAAATATCAGACTACGAATTATTTCTGTTTTATCGCCAACAGAAGCAACAGCATCAACACCAACGTCACAAAGCTCAAATTAAAGCGACTCCAGATCATTCAAAAGAAGCTAACTTAGGGCTATATATTAATCGACTTCTAGCCAAAGCCATTATCGAATTTGCCCAACAACATCAGGTCAGCACCATCATCCTTCCCGACCTGAAGAACAAACGAGAGAGTATCGAAAGTGAGGCGAAAGCACTTGCTAAATTAAAAATTCCTAAAGATAAAAGCAGGCAACAGCAATATACTAGAAACATCCTGTCCGAAGTCAGCCAATGGAGCTACAAGCAACTAAGCGACTGTATCATCAACAAAGCCTCACAGTCAGGTATTGCTATAGAAATCATTCAACAAATTTCTCAAGGTAACCCCTACCAAAAAGCTAGAAACTTGATTACTACTTTTACAAAAAACAGTGGAAATAAATGTTCTGCCAAAATAGAATGA
- a CDS encoding Ycf66 family protein, whose translation MLAYILALAVGFGSVGLYIAAFFFPEVHRKSDLIWSGVGMFYALVLWVCAGRITGGVLLGQIASVALLGWFAWQTLLMRREMVPAAQQTPIPSKEKLQETFSNFAPPGGFSGLQEQATNLFTTVKDQVQGIVAKVNLPKAEPKPVQTQQPATSKTSVTTAPASSPIAVDDKPTILEVVPLGAEFVPPPSQPGGPDMPGASGKEANIEEIAPEVVLAPPAEPLGAGDPLEGLNPPPATFATDAVAVDLSGVALTPPAQTESSEDAEVPELVKPHPPDPELVEAAIEDAEAKSVPSLPPETVDEIS comes from the coding sequence ATGCTTGCATACATCCTGGCACTAGCTGTAGGTTTCGGTAGCGTTGGTTTATACATCGCGGCATTTTTTTTCCCTGAAGTTCACCGTAAAAGTGATTTAATTTGGAGTGGTGTAGGAATGTTCTACGCCCTAGTTTTATGGGTGTGTGCTGGACGCATCACTGGCGGTGTACTACTGGGACAAATTGCCAGCGTGGCATTACTGGGTTGGTTTGCTTGGCAAACTCTGCTGATGCGACGGGAAATGGTTCCAGCCGCTCAACAAACACCGATACCTAGCAAAGAAAAACTTCAAGAAACATTTTCTAATTTTGCTCCTCCAGGTGGCTTTTCTGGATTACAAGAGCAAGCTACTAATTTATTCACAACTGTCAAAGATCAAGTTCAGGGAATTGTGGCTAAGGTTAATTTGCCTAAAGCTGAACCAAAGCCTGTACAAACTCAACAACCTGCGACATCCAAAACATCTGTAACAACTGCGCCAGCATCCAGTCCCATCGCTGTTGATGACAAACCTACGATCTTAGAGGTAGTACCTTTAGGGGCTGAGTTTGTTCCTCCTCCTAGCCAGCCAGGGGGGCCGGATATGCCAGGAGCGAGTGGCAAAGAAGCGAATATTGAGGAAATTGCTCCAGAAGTAGTATTAGCTCCACCAGCAGAACCACTAGGAGCAGGAGATCCCTTAGAGGGTCTAAATCCTCCACCAGCGACTTTCGCAACCGATGCAGTTGCGGTGGATTTATCAGGGGTAGCTTTAACGCCGCCTGCACAGACAGAATCTTCTGAAGATGCTGAAGTGCCGGAGTTAGTTAAACCTCATCCTCCTGATCCTGAATTGGTAGAAGCTGCAATTGAAGATGCTGAAGCTAAATCTGTGCCAAGTTTACCGCCAGAAACTGTAGATGAGATTAGCTAA
- a CDS encoding Npun_R2479 family HD domain-containing metalloprotein — MFNATEILIDAFVEKLREGYSRTYGGYKHDYEDIIAWAGSMAMENIANSDALYHNVEHSILVTLVGQEVLRGRHIREGGVSCEDWLHFIISLVCHDIGYVKGVCRQDRENERLYSTGKDGEMVSLPAGASDASLTPYHVDRAKEFIEERFGGHKLIDAELIKHNIELTRFPVPKAEDHQDTINYPGLVRASDLIGQLSDLRYLKKISALFYEFEETGVNKALGYRHPGDLRRNYPKFYWNGVHPYLKNALNYLALTQQGKQIIANLYSNVFVVEHETIEEERMKLMGQVGV, encoded by the coding sequence ATGTTTAATGCGACCGAAATTCTAATTGATGCCTTTGTTGAGAAGCTTCGGGAAGGTTATAGCCGCACCTACGGCGGATACAAGCACGACTATGAGGACATAATTGCTTGGGCGGGTAGTATGGCGATGGAAAACATTGCTAACAGTGATGCTTTATACCACAACGTCGAACACTCCATCTTAGTAACCTTAGTAGGACAAGAAGTTTTGCGCGGTAGACATATCCGTGAAGGGGGAGTATCCTGCGAAGACTGGCTGCACTTTATTATTTCTCTGGTATGTCACGATATTGGCTACGTTAAAGGTGTATGTCGCCAAGATAGAGAAAACGAAAGACTGTATTCTACTGGTAAAGATGGAGAAATGGTTTCTCTACCTGCTGGAGCTTCCGATGCTAGTTTGACTCCTTATCATGTAGACAGAGCAAAAGAATTTATTGAAGAGCGTTTTGGTGGTCATAAACTAATTGATGCTGAACTAATCAAGCACAATATAGAGTTAACCCGCTTCCCAGTACCCAAAGCCGAGGATCATCAAGATACAATTAATTATCCTGGTTTAGTTAGAGCATCTGACTTGATTGGTCAATTAAGCGATCTGCGTTATCTTAAAAAAATTAGTGCGCTATTCTATGAGTTTGAAGAAACAGGGGTAAATAAAGCTTTAGGCTATCGCCACCCTGGAGATTTGCGGCGTAACTATCCTAAATTTTATTGGAATGGAGTACATCCATATCTGAAGAATGCGCTGAATTACTTGGCGCTAACGCAACAAGGTAAACAAATAATTGCTAATCTTTACTCGAATGTCTTTGTGGTAGAACACGAAACTATTGAGGAAGAACGGATGAAACTTATGGGACAGGTTGGCGTTTAA
- a CDS encoding ester cyclase, whose amino-acid sequence MRSLLESFIAFFKAFPDNYTNPENLFEEGEWAMIEWSGGGTFLGELGGYAPTGKSFTLQGCGFFHIVDSKIRFQRGYIDKYTWFTQIGLPIS is encoded by the coding sequence ATGCGATCGCTGCTAGAGAGCTTTATTGCCTTCTTCAAAGCCTTTCCCGACAACTACACCAATCCAGAAAATTTGTTTGAGGAAGGTGAGTGGGCGATGATTGAGTGGAGTGGGGGTGGTACATTTTTGGGTGAGCTTGGCGGTTATGCACCTACAGGAAAAAGCTTCACTTTGCAAGGCTGTGGCTTCTTCCACATCGTTGATAGCAAAATCCGTTTCCAGCGTGGCTATATTGATAAGTACACTTGGTTTACGCAGATTGGTTTGCCTATTTCATAG
- a CDS encoding DDE-type integrase/transposase/recombinase, translated as MNEPPTLEQLEEDLSAKKNFSILEELIEDAEERYKILLKYKAVEEIINAPEAKKKELIQLWADKLSKSIWTIQRMLKRVELEGIAALARTKRTDAGKLMGFHSWKKNSNEQWRSREEAVGYWKAFIEEKYRKGNTASRRMSANQVFNRVKDHAELDLGLKQGEYPSHVFVYKILEPIILDKQLKVRRPNQGPGIVIQCFSKFTKKDKVKEEILVKRSNQVWQIDHTRLDNLLIDANGERIGSVYITSVIDTYSGCALGYHLGFDAAGSHEVALALRHAILPKYYGAEYQLQEKWIPCGLPDYIVTDNAEEFHSRHLKRIATQLRHQITLSSLYRARWSHRAIIP; from the coding sequence ATGAATGAACCGCCGACTCTAGAACAATTAGAGGAAGATCTGTCAGCCAAGAAAAATTTCTCGATTTTGGAAGAACTCATTGAGGATGCAGAGGAAAGATATAAGATTCTGCTGAAATACAAAGCAGTAGAAGAAATCATTAATGCGCCTGAAGCAAAGAAGAAAGAACTAATTCAACTTTGGGCTGACAAGCTTTCTAAAAGTATTTGGACAATTCAACGGATGCTCAAAAGAGTTGAATTGGAAGGAATAGCGGCTCTAGCTCGAACCAAAAGAACCGATGCGGGCAAACTGATGGGGTTCCATAGCTGGAAGAAAAATAGCAACGAACAATGGCGGAGTCGAGAAGAAGCCGTAGGATATTGGAAAGCCTTTATCGAAGAGAAATATCGCAAAGGCAATACAGCAAGCCGACGCATGAGTGCCAATCAGGTATTCAACCGTGTCAAAGATCATGCTGAATTAGATTTAGGACTTAAGCAAGGTGAATATCCCTCCCATGTTTTTGTTTATAAAATTTTAGAACCAATCATTTTAGATAAACAGCTAAAAGTGCGCCGCCCGAATCAGGGACCTGGTATCGTCATCCAATGTTTTAGTAAATTCACGAAGAAAGATAAAGTTAAAGAAGAAATACTCGTCAAACGTAGTAACCAAGTTTGGCAGATTGACCACACACGTTTAGACAACTTACTGATAGATGCTAATGGAGAGAGAATCGGCTCTGTCTATATTACATCGGTTATAGATACATATTCAGGCTGTGCGCTAGGTTACCATTTGGGGTTCGATGCAGCTGGTTCACACGAAGTAGCTTTAGCCCTACGTCATGCCATCCTACCTAAGTATTATGGGGCGGAATATCAACTTCAAGAAAAATGGATTCCGTGCGGTCTTCCTGACTACATTGTCACTGATAATGCTGAGGAGTTCCATTCTCGCCACCTTAAACGAATTGCCACCCAATTAAGGCATCAAATTACGTTATCGAGCTTATACCGAGCAAGGTGGAGCCATAGAGCGATTATTCCTTAA
- the gndA gene encoding NADP-dependent phosphogluconate dehydrogenase has translation MTLQSFGVIGLAVMGENLALNVERNGFPITVYNRTAEKTDAFMHTRAQGKNVKAAYTLEEFVASLERPRKILIMVKAGGPVDGVIDQLKPLLQDGDIIIDGGNSLYDDTARRTRDLENTGLTFIGMGVSGGEEGALNGPSLMPGGTKGAYDYLEPILTKISAQVDDGPCVTYIGPGGAGHYVKMVHNGIEYGDMQLIAEAYDLLKTALGLDHKQLHEVFAQWNTTDELNSFLIEITANIFKYIDPDTHQPLVDVIMDAAGQKGTGRWTVQGALELGIAIPTMTAAVNGRIMSAFKQERVAASQILTGPTGKYQGDPQTFINQIRDALYCSKICSYAQGMALLSSASKAFSYNLNLGEIARIWKGGCIIRAGFLDKIKSAFNDNPELPNLLLAPEFRQTILDRQDAWREVLAQSAKLGIPVPAFSASLDYFDSYRRDRLPQNLTQAQRDYFGAHTYERIDKPGAFHTEWTDIDKETLQTSTPQPLQAQDPVDVLHSNIT, from the coding sequence ATGACACTACAAAGCTTTGGTGTGATTGGATTAGCAGTTATGGGCGAGAACCTAGCACTCAATGTGGAGCGCAATGGTTTCCCGATTACTGTGTATAACCGTACCGCAGAAAAAACCGATGCCTTCATGCACACACGGGCGCAGGGTAAAAACGTTAAAGCCGCTTATACGCTAGAGGAGTTTGTTGCTTCTCTAGAGCGTCCCCGTAAAATCCTGATTATGGTTAAAGCTGGTGGGCCTGTAGATGGAGTAATTGACCAGCTTAAACCTTTGCTCCAAGATGGGGACATCATAATTGACGGTGGTAACTCTTTGTATGACGATACGGCACGACGCACCCGTGATTTAGAAAATACTGGGCTGACGTTTATCGGCATGGGTGTCAGTGGTGGTGAAGAAGGAGCGCTGAATGGCCCTAGCTTGATGCCTGGAGGTACTAAAGGGGCTTACGATTACTTAGAGCCAATTTTGACTAAGATTTCTGCTCAGGTAGATGATGGCCCATGTGTTACTTACATTGGCCCTGGTGGCGCTGGTCACTACGTCAAGATGGTACACAACGGAATCGAATATGGTGATATGCAGTTGATTGCAGAAGCCTACGATTTGCTTAAAACCGCTTTGGGGCTAGATCATAAGCAGCTACACGAAGTTTTTGCCCAATGGAATACCACAGACGAACTCAACTCGTTTTTGATTGAGATTACAGCAAACATCTTCAAGTACATTGATCCCGACACACATCAGCCACTGGTTGATGTAATTATGGATGCTGCTGGACAAAAAGGCACTGGGCGCTGGACTGTGCAAGGTGCATTAGAACTGGGTATTGCTATTCCGACGATGACTGCGGCTGTGAATGGTCGGATTATGTCTGCTTTTAAACAAGAGCGGGTAGCTGCTTCACAGATTTTAACGGGCCCTACTGGTAAGTATCAGGGAGATCCTCAAACGTTTATCAATCAAATCCGCGATGCTCTCTATTGCTCGAAGATTTGTTCTTATGCTCAAGGGATGGCTCTTTTAAGTTCAGCTTCTAAAGCTTTTTCTTATAACCTCAATTTGGGTGAAATTGCACGGATTTGGAAGGGTGGCTGTATTATTCGGGCTGGATTCTTAGATAAAATTAAGTCAGCTTTTAATGACAATCCAGAGTTACCTAATTTACTGTTAGCTCCTGAATTTAGACAAACGATTTTAGATCGTCAGGATGCTTGGCGCGAAGTGTTGGCGCAGTCAGCAAAATTAGGTATTCCAGTACCAGCTTTCAGTGCTTCTTTAGATTACTTTGATAGTTATCGGCGCGATCGCTTGCCTCAAAACCTCACTCAAGCACAACGCGACTACTTTGGCGCTCATACCTACGAACGTATTGATAAACCAGGGGCTTTCCATACAGAGTGGACAGATATTGATAAAGAAACTCTGCAAACCTCAACTCCTCAACCATTGCAAGCTCAAGACCCTGTTGATGTTTTACACAGTAACATCACCTAA
- a CDS encoding ABC transporter permease, protein MNWWQKLKKNNLARIGAALLLVFYVCVFAADFVAPYDPYISQADGSLLPPTKIYWQTPEGRFIGPHVYPTTQGPTILETGDRQLIVDKQQPSPLRLFVQGTTYNLFQLKLPVPQWQKVNSTTSQPTSQFKWEEAQIFPGIPCNWHLFGTTGAAKFNLLGTDEQARDQFSRLAYGGRISLSIGLVGIAISFPLGMLIGGISGYFGGWIDAVLMRVVEVLMTIPSIYLLVALAAVLPPGLTSAERFMLIVLITSLISWAGLARVIRGQVLSIKEREFVQAARAMGAKRLYIIIRHVLPQTASYVIISATLAVPGFIGAEAVLSLIGLGIQQPDPSWGNMLSLATNASIIVLQPWLIWPPALLIILTTLAFNILGDGLRDALDPRNLQR, encoded by the coding sequence ATGAATTGGTGGCAGAAACTTAAAAAAAATAACTTGGCTCGTATTGGCGCGGCACTGCTGTTAGTGTTTTATGTGTGCGTGTTTGCGGCTGATTTTGTAGCACCTTATGATCCATATATTTCTCAAGCAGACGGTTCTTTGCTACCACCGACTAAGATTTATTGGCAAACTCCAGAGGGAAGGTTTATTGGCCCTCACGTTTATCCTACCACGCAAGGTCCAACAATTTTAGAAACAGGCGATCGCCAATTAATTGTTGATAAGCAACAACCTTCTCCCCTGCGCTTATTTGTTCAAGGTACTACTTATAATTTATTCCAACTTAAACTGCCAGTACCTCAATGGCAAAAAGTTAATTCCACAACATCTCAGCCGACATCCCAATTTAAATGGGAGGAAGCACAAATATTTCCAGGTATCCCCTGTAACTGGCATTTATTCGGTACTACTGGCGCAGCTAAATTTAACCTTTTAGGAACCGATGAACAAGCCCGCGATCAATTTAGTCGCCTAGCTTATGGTGGCAGAATTAGCCTGAGCATTGGTTTAGTTGGTATTGCCATTTCTTTCCCGTTAGGGATGTTAATTGGGGGTATTTCTGGCTATTTTGGTGGCTGGATAGATGCTGTATTAATGCGCGTCGTAGAAGTATTGATGACGATTCCCAGTATCTATTTGCTAGTTGCTTTGGCTGCGGTGTTACCCCCTGGACTTACAAGCGCCGAGCGGTTTATGTTGATTGTATTAATTACTTCTTTGATTAGCTGGGCAGGTTTAGCGCGGGTAATTAGAGGACAGGTTTTATCAATTAAAGAGCGAGAATTTGTCCAAGCTGCAAGGGCGATGGGTGCTAAACGGCTTTATATTATTATTCGCCACGTTCTCCCCCAAACTGCTAGTTATGTGATTATTTCAGCAACTCTTGCGGTTCCTGGTTTTATTGGAGCAGAAGCCGTTTTGAGTTTGATTGGGTTGGGTATTCAGCAACCCGATCCATCTTGGGGAAATATGCTGTCTTTGGCAACGAATGCTTCAATTATTGTGTTACAACCTTGGTTAATTTGGCCACCTGCGTTGTTAATTATTCTGACAACTTTGGCTTTTAATATTCTGGGTGATGGTTTGCGGGATGCGTTAGACCCTCGGAATTTGCAGCGTTAA
- a CDS encoding tocopherol cyclase family protein: MFNLSSANIQTPHSGYHWDNTSRRFFEGWYYRVTLPDSGDTFAFMYSIEDPIGGKAHSGGAAQILGANDEYLCRSFPDVNKFWASGDRLALGHWGKTDLQTLPSYLSPTDFERHVQEGYQATATWHQGFLHDPGTGSTARWQYEIKPIYGWGNQGAPQQSTAGWLSSLQIFEPGWQILMAHGLATGWIEWNGKRYDFTNAPAYSEKNWGGSFPQKWFWLNCNWFDGEPDLALTAGGGRRGVLWWMESVAMVGVHHQGKFYEFVPWNAKVNWDIQPWGKWYMHAENAFYEMELTGTTDLPGTLLRAPTNNGMIFCCRDTMNGELHLQLREKRLGKSKLILEAHSSLCGLEVGGGSWEESWRSS, from the coding sequence ATGTTCAATCTTTCTTCAGCTAACATACAAACCCCTCATAGCGGCTACCATTGGGATAACACTAGCCGCCGCTTTTTTGAAGGCTGGTATTACCGTGTCACGTTACCGGATAGCGGTGATACTTTCGCGTTTATGTACTCAATTGAAGATCCCATTGGTGGAAAAGCGCATAGTGGCGGTGCAGCACAGATTTTAGGTGCTAATGATGAGTATTTATGTCGCAGTTTTCCCGATGTAAATAAGTTTTGGGCAAGTGGCGATCGCCTTGCGTTAGGTCATTGGGGTAAAACCGATTTACAAACCCTACCTTCATATCTCTCCCCAACAGACTTTGAACGCCATGTTCAAGAAGGTTATCAAGCTACAGCTACTTGGCATCAGGGATTTCTGCATGATCCTGGTACTGGTAGCACAGCGCGTTGGCAATATGAAATTAAACCTATTTATGGATGGGGAAACCAAGGCGCACCTCAACAATCGACGGCGGGTTGGCTATCATCGTTACAAATTTTTGAACCTGGATGGCAGATTTTGATGGCTCATGGCTTGGCAACAGGCTGGATTGAGTGGAATGGCAAACGCTATGACTTTACTAATGCGCCAGCTTATAGCGAAAAAAACTGGGGTGGTTCTTTTCCCCAAAAATGGTTTTGGCTGAATTGCAACTGGTTTGATGGTGAACCAGATTTAGCTTTAACTGCTGGGGGTGGTAGGCGAGGGGTGTTGTGGTGGATGGAATCTGTGGCAATGGTGGGAGTACATCATCAGGGCAAATTTTATGAGTTTGTGCCTTGGAATGCCAAGGTTAATTGGGATATCCAGCCTTGGGGCAAATGGTATATGCACGCTGAAAATGCTTTCTATGAGATGGAGTTGACTGGGACAACAGATTTACCAGGTACTCTTCTACGCGCACCTACAAATAACGGGATGATTTTTTGTTGTCGCGACACAATGAATGGTGAATTGCATCTGCAATTAAGAGAAAAGCGCTTAGGTAAGTCTAAACTGATTTTAGAAGCACATAGTTCTCTGTGCGGTTTGGAAGTAGGTGGCGGATCTTGGGAAGAATCTTGGCGCTCAAGTTAA
- a CDS encoding glutathione S-transferase family protein translates to MTNITVHGTPISTYVRTVRLLLEEAGTDYNLKDVGILNGENNSAEYLAKNPFGKVPTLEADGEFIYETAAITEYLDSVVANDKFSPSNPLSKARMRQIMAVIDSYFYAPAIRTIVIQRLIVPTQGGKTDEDAVKNAVAPAKTALEAIESLTVGSPYLLGSELTIADFYLIPIFFYLSNTPEFEAIIADTPKIKSWWNEVSQLPSVNKVCA, encoded by the coding sequence ATGACAAATATTACTGTTCACGGCACTCCTATCAGTACTTATGTTCGTACTGTGCGGTTGTTGCTTGAGGAAGCAGGTACAGACTATAACCTCAAAGACGTTGGTATTCTCAATGGTGAAAATAATTCAGCCGAATACCTAGCTAAAAATCCCTTTGGTAAAGTCCCAACTCTAGAAGCAGATGGGGAATTTATTTATGAAACGGCTGCAATTACCGAGTATCTTGATAGTGTTGTAGCCAATGATAAGTTTAGCCCGTCGAATCCGTTATCTAAAGCTCGGATGCGGCAGATTATGGCGGTTATTGATAGTTATTTCTATGCACCTGCAATTAGGACAATTGTAATTCAGCGTTTAATTGTGCCAACTCAGGGTGGCAAAACAGATGAGGATGCCGTGAAAAATGCTGTCGCACCTGCAAAAACAGCATTAGAAGCGATTGAGTCGCTGACTGTTGGTAGTCCATATCTGCTAGGTAGCGAATTGACTATTGCAGATTTTTATTTAATTCCAATTTTCTTCTACCTCTCGAATACACCAGAGTTTGAGGCAATTATTGCTGACACTCCTAAAATCAAGAGTTGGTGGAATGAGGTTAGTCAGCTTCCCAGCGTGAACAAAGTTTGTGCTTAA